The following proteins are co-located in the Paralichthys olivaceus isolate ysfri-2021 chromosome 2, ASM2471397v2, whole genome shotgun sequence genome:
- the eif4ba gene encoding eukaryotic translation initiation factor 4Ba isoform X1 — translation MAASAKKKNKKGKTLTLTDFLAEDGGGSGNPAPPSYPAKSTSWADETDDLEGDVSTSWHTEEDSYRAPAIDRSILPTAPRSAREPNVDRSRLPRSPPYTAFLGNLPYEVTEESIKDFFRGLAISAVRLPREPSNPERLKGFGYAEFDDVDSLLRALSLNEENLGNRRIRVDIADQSNDKERDSGLMGGRDRGGRMADMGPDKTDSDWRARPSSDDDGPPKRDDAFGERSRDRYESDRFRDGPRRDGDRYEGGRDRYRDRYDDRDRRDYDRGGFDSRGGGGGGGGGRRAFGSGFRRDYDDSRGSGDRYGDRDRYGDRDDKYERRDERREDRGAPQQRPKLNLKPRSVPKEEEAGGGGGGGGGGGGGGGGGSIGGGSGGGTSPAAAPSSSSRASSIFGAAKPVDTAAKEREVEERLKKEEERLQRQLEEDKGRGPDRKLRDRDPSWRNEESHTERSRTGSESSQPGSTSGRASRCGDSDRSGDNEVFSGREGEPSSPGPSSRPPSTSSSKEPLKVMPAPPPKENAWAKRGVVNTGSSEGEGRPPVSPVSPSGSLPPKLSSSSSADERESGKDENKADGVRRDRGPPRARGGPAGPGAGRGRGEGPNRDRRKEADRKDNRRDSRPPPEPKKYGETPTPKFSSASKYAALLMDGDDVEDVE, via the exons ATGGCGGCGTCAG CtaagaagaagaataagaagGGGAAGACCCTCACTCTGACCGACTTCCTGGCAGAGGACGGCGGAGGCAGTGGCAACCCTGCGCCGCCCAGCTACCCGGCCAAGTCAACTAGCTGGGCTGATGAGACTGACGACCTGGAAGGAGATG TCTCGACTTCGTGGCACACAGAGGAGGACTCGTACCGGGCACCAGCAATTGACCGCTCCATCCTGCCCACAGCACCTCGCTCAGCCCGTGAACCCAACGTCGACCGGTCTCGACTGCCCCGCAGCCCGCCGTACACAGCCTTCCTGGGCAACCTGCCCTATGAAGTCACCGAAGAGTCGATCAAAGATTTCTTCCGCGGCTTGGCA ATCAGTGCAGTGCGTCTGCCTCGAGAGCCCAGTAACCCAGAGAGGCTGAAGGGCTTTGGTTATGCTGAATTTGATGATGTGGATTCCCTCTTAAGGGCCCTCAGTCTCAATGAGGAG AATTTAGGGAACCGAAGGATTCGCGTGGATATTGCAGACCAGTCAAATGATAAAG AAAGAGACAGTGGACTTATGGGAGGCCGAGACAGGGGTGGACGGATGGCGGACATGGGTCCTGATAAGACGGACAGTGACTGGAGGGCTCGGCCCAGTTCAGATGATGATGGACCTCCCAAGAGAGATGATGCCTTTGGAGAGA GATCACGGGACCGCTACGAGTCGGATCGTTTCAGAGATGGACCACGGCGGGACGGTGATCGTtatgaaggaggaagagaccGCTACCGTGATCGCTATGACGACAGGGACCGCAGAGACTACGACAGAGGAG GTTTCGACtctcgtggtggtggtggtggtggaggaggtggtcgTCGTGCCTTTGGCAGTGGCTTCCGCCGTGACTATGATGACAGTCGGGGTAGCGGTGATCGTTATGGGGACAGGGATCGTTATGGTGACCGTGATGACAAGTATGAAAGACGGGATGAGAGGCGTGAAGACAGAGGTG CTCCTCAGCAGAGACCCAAGCTGAACCTTAAGCCCCGCAGCGTGCCCAAGGAGGAGGAAGctggtggcggcggcggcggcggtggtggtggcggcggtggtggaggaggaggcagcattGGTGGTGGCAGCGGCGGCGGTACTTCCCCCGCTGCTGCTCCAAGCTCCAGCAGCAGGGCCTCATCCATCTTTGGCGCAGCCAAGCCTGTTGACACAGCAGCCAAGGAAAGAGAGGTAGAAGAGAGGctgaagaaggaggaagaaagactgcagaggcagctggaggaggacaaAGGCCGCGGACCTGACAGAAAGTTGCGAGACAG agacCCAAGCTGGCGCAATGAGGAATCTCATACTGAGCGATCTCGCACAGGAAGTGAGTCTTCACAGCCAGGAAGCACTTCCGGAAGGG CGTCTCGGTGTGGAGATAGTGATCGCTCTGGCGACAATGAGGTTTTTAGCGGGAGAGAAGGTGAACCCTCCTCCCCTGGGCCATCCTCACGCCCCCCCTCTACCAGCTCCTCCAAGGAGCCACTGAAGGTGATGCCTGCACCTCCTCCCAAGGAGAATGCCTGGGCTAAGAGAGGTGTCGTCAACACAGGCTCTAGTGAGGGTGAAGGACGACCTCCAGTCTCTCCTGTCTCCCCAAGTGGTTCACTTCCTCCCAAGCTCAG cTCCTCAAGTTCTGCGGATGAAAGAGAATCTGGAAAGG ATGAGAACAAGGCTGACGGTGTGCGTCGGGACCGGGGGCCCCCGCGGGCACGAGGGGGGCCTGCAGGGCCTGGAGCAGGGCGGGGCCGAGGAGAGGGGCCAAACAGAGACCGAAGAAAGGAGGCAGACAG AAAGGATAACAGAAGAGACTCCAGACCACCTCCAGAGCCAAAGAAATACGGAGAAACCCCAACCCCC aaatTCAGCTCAGCCAGTAAGTACGCTGCTTTGCTAATGGACGGAGACGATGTCGAGGATGTTGAATAG
- the eif4ba gene encoding eukaryotic translation initiation factor 4Ba isoform X2: MAASAKKKNKKGKTLTLTDFLAEDGGGSGNPAPPSYPAKSTSWADETDDLEGDVSTSWHTEEDSYRAPAIDRSILPTAPRSAREPNVDRSRLPRSPPYTAFLGNLPYEVTEESIKDFFRGLAISAVRLPREPSNPERLKGFGYAEFDDVDSLLRALSLNEENLGNRRIRVDIADQSNDKERDSGLMGGRDRGGRMADMGPDKTDSDWRARPSSDDDGPPKRDDAFGERSRDRYESDRFRDGPRRDGDRYEGGRDRYRDRYDDRDRRDYDRGGFDSRGGGGGGGGGRRAFGSGFRRDYDDSRGSGDRYGDRDRYGDRDDKYERRDERREDRGAPQQRPKLNLKPRSVPKEEEAGGGGGGGGGGGGGGGGGSIGGGSGGGTSPAAAPSSSSRASSIFGAAKPVDTAAKEREVEERLKKEEERLQRQLEEDKGRGPDRKLRDRDPSWRNEESHTERSRTGSESSQPGSTSGRASRCGDSDRSGDNEVFSGREGEPSSPGPSSRPPSTSSSKEPLKVMPAPPPKENAWAKRGVVNTGSSEGEGRPPVSPVSPSGSLPPKLSSSSSADERESGKERITEETPDHLQSQRNTEKPQPPNSAQPVSTLLC, encoded by the exons ATGGCGGCGTCAG CtaagaagaagaataagaagGGGAAGACCCTCACTCTGACCGACTTCCTGGCAGAGGACGGCGGAGGCAGTGGCAACCCTGCGCCGCCCAGCTACCCGGCCAAGTCAACTAGCTGGGCTGATGAGACTGACGACCTGGAAGGAGATG TCTCGACTTCGTGGCACACAGAGGAGGACTCGTACCGGGCACCAGCAATTGACCGCTCCATCCTGCCCACAGCACCTCGCTCAGCCCGTGAACCCAACGTCGACCGGTCTCGACTGCCCCGCAGCCCGCCGTACACAGCCTTCCTGGGCAACCTGCCCTATGAAGTCACCGAAGAGTCGATCAAAGATTTCTTCCGCGGCTTGGCA ATCAGTGCAGTGCGTCTGCCTCGAGAGCCCAGTAACCCAGAGAGGCTGAAGGGCTTTGGTTATGCTGAATTTGATGATGTGGATTCCCTCTTAAGGGCCCTCAGTCTCAATGAGGAG AATTTAGGGAACCGAAGGATTCGCGTGGATATTGCAGACCAGTCAAATGATAAAG AAAGAGACAGTGGACTTATGGGAGGCCGAGACAGGGGTGGACGGATGGCGGACATGGGTCCTGATAAGACGGACAGTGACTGGAGGGCTCGGCCCAGTTCAGATGATGATGGACCTCCCAAGAGAGATGATGCCTTTGGAGAGA GATCACGGGACCGCTACGAGTCGGATCGTTTCAGAGATGGACCACGGCGGGACGGTGATCGTtatgaaggaggaagagaccGCTACCGTGATCGCTATGACGACAGGGACCGCAGAGACTACGACAGAGGAG GTTTCGACtctcgtggtggtggtggtggtggaggaggtggtcgTCGTGCCTTTGGCAGTGGCTTCCGCCGTGACTATGATGACAGTCGGGGTAGCGGTGATCGTTATGGGGACAGGGATCGTTATGGTGACCGTGATGACAAGTATGAAAGACGGGATGAGAGGCGTGAAGACAGAGGTG CTCCTCAGCAGAGACCCAAGCTGAACCTTAAGCCCCGCAGCGTGCCCAAGGAGGAGGAAGctggtggcggcggcggcggcggtggtggtggcggcggtggtggaggaggaggcagcattGGTGGTGGCAGCGGCGGCGGTACTTCCCCCGCTGCTGCTCCAAGCTCCAGCAGCAGGGCCTCATCCATCTTTGGCGCAGCCAAGCCTGTTGACACAGCAGCCAAGGAAAGAGAGGTAGAAGAGAGGctgaagaaggaggaagaaagactgcagaggcagctggaggaggacaaAGGCCGCGGACCTGACAGAAAGTTGCGAGACAG agacCCAAGCTGGCGCAATGAGGAATCTCATACTGAGCGATCTCGCACAGGAAGTGAGTCTTCACAGCCAGGAAGCACTTCCGGAAGGG CGTCTCGGTGTGGAGATAGTGATCGCTCTGGCGACAATGAGGTTTTTAGCGGGAGAGAAGGTGAACCCTCCTCCCCTGGGCCATCCTCACGCCCCCCCTCTACCAGCTCCTCCAAGGAGCCACTGAAGGTGATGCCTGCACCTCCTCCCAAGGAGAATGCCTGGGCTAAGAGAGGTGTCGTCAACACAGGCTCTAGTGAGGGTGAAGGACGACCTCCAGTCTCTCCTGTCTCCCCAAGTGGTTCACTTCCTCCCAAGCTCAG cTCCTCAAGTTCTGCGGATGAAAGAGAATCTGGAAAGG AAAGGATAACAGAAGAGACTCCAGACCACCTCCAGAGCCAAAGAAATACGGAGAAACCCCAACCCCC aaatTCAGCTCAGCCAGTAAGTACGCTGCTTTGCTAA
- the eif4ba gene encoding eukaryotic translation initiation factor 4Ba isoform X3, translated as MAASAKKKNKKGKTLTLTDFLAEDGGGSGNPAPPSYPAKSTSWADETDDLEGDVSTSWHTEEDSYRAPAIDRSILPTAPRSAREPNVDRSRLPRSPPYTAFLGNLPYEVTEESIKDFFRGLAISAVRLPREPSNPERLKGFGYAEFDDVDSLLRALSLNEENLGNRRIRVDIADQSNDKERDSGLMGGRDRGGRMADMGPDKTDSDWRARPSSDDDGPPKRDDAFGERSRDRYESDRFRDGPRRDGDRYEGGRDRYRDRYDDRDRRDYDRGGFDSRGGGGGGGGGRRAFGSGFRRDYDDSRGSGDRYGDRDRYGDRDDKYERRDERREDRGAPQQRPKLNLKPRSVPKEEEAGGGGGGGGGGGGGGGGGSIGGGSGGGTSPAAAPSSSSRASSIFGAAKPVDTAAKEREVEERLKKEEERLQRQLEEDKGRGPDRKLRDRDPSWRNEESHTERSRTGSESSQPGSTSGRASRCGDSDRSGDNEVFSGREGEPSSPGPSSRPPSTSSSKEPLKVMPAPPPKENAWAKRGVVNTGSSEGEGRPPVSPVSPSGSLPPKLSSSSSADERESGKEIQLSQ; from the exons ATGGCGGCGTCAG CtaagaagaagaataagaagGGGAAGACCCTCACTCTGACCGACTTCCTGGCAGAGGACGGCGGAGGCAGTGGCAACCCTGCGCCGCCCAGCTACCCGGCCAAGTCAACTAGCTGGGCTGATGAGACTGACGACCTGGAAGGAGATG TCTCGACTTCGTGGCACACAGAGGAGGACTCGTACCGGGCACCAGCAATTGACCGCTCCATCCTGCCCACAGCACCTCGCTCAGCCCGTGAACCCAACGTCGACCGGTCTCGACTGCCCCGCAGCCCGCCGTACACAGCCTTCCTGGGCAACCTGCCCTATGAAGTCACCGAAGAGTCGATCAAAGATTTCTTCCGCGGCTTGGCA ATCAGTGCAGTGCGTCTGCCTCGAGAGCCCAGTAACCCAGAGAGGCTGAAGGGCTTTGGTTATGCTGAATTTGATGATGTGGATTCCCTCTTAAGGGCCCTCAGTCTCAATGAGGAG AATTTAGGGAACCGAAGGATTCGCGTGGATATTGCAGACCAGTCAAATGATAAAG AAAGAGACAGTGGACTTATGGGAGGCCGAGACAGGGGTGGACGGATGGCGGACATGGGTCCTGATAAGACGGACAGTGACTGGAGGGCTCGGCCCAGTTCAGATGATGATGGACCTCCCAAGAGAGATGATGCCTTTGGAGAGA GATCACGGGACCGCTACGAGTCGGATCGTTTCAGAGATGGACCACGGCGGGACGGTGATCGTtatgaaggaggaagagaccGCTACCGTGATCGCTATGACGACAGGGACCGCAGAGACTACGACAGAGGAG GTTTCGACtctcgtggtggtggtggtggtggaggaggtggtcgTCGTGCCTTTGGCAGTGGCTTCCGCCGTGACTATGATGACAGTCGGGGTAGCGGTGATCGTTATGGGGACAGGGATCGTTATGGTGACCGTGATGACAAGTATGAAAGACGGGATGAGAGGCGTGAAGACAGAGGTG CTCCTCAGCAGAGACCCAAGCTGAACCTTAAGCCCCGCAGCGTGCCCAAGGAGGAGGAAGctggtggcggcggcggcggcggtggtggtggcggcggtggtggaggaggaggcagcattGGTGGTGGCAGCGGCGGCGGTACTTCCCCCGCTGCTGCTCCAAGCTCCAGCAGCAGGGCCTCATCCATCTTTGGCGCAGCCAAGCCTGTTGACACAGCAGCCAAGGAAAGAGAGGTAGAAGAGAGGctgaagaaggaggaagaaagactgcagaggcagctggaggaggacaaAGGCCGCGGACCTGACAGAAAGTTGCGAGACAG agacCCAAGCTGGCGCAATGAGGAATCTCATACTGAGCGATCTCGCACAGGAAGTGAGTCTTCACAGCCAGGAAGCACTTCCGGAAGGG CGTCTCGGTGTGGAGATAGTGATCGCTCTGGCGACAATGAGGTTTTTAGCGGGAGAGAAGGTGAACCCTCCTCCCCTGGGCCATCCTCACGCCCCCCCTCTACCAGCTCCTCCAAGGAGCCACTGAAGGTGATGCCTGCACCTCCTCCCAAGGAGAATGCCTGGGCTAAGAGAGGTGTCGTCAACACAGGCTCTAGTGAGGGTGAAGGACGACCTCCAGTCTCTCCTGTCTCCCCAAGTGGTTCACTTCCTCCCAAGCTCAG cTCCTCAAGTTCTGCGGATGAAAGAGAATCTGGAAAGG aaatTCAGCTCAGCCAGTAA
- the LOC109629152 gene encoding keratin, type I cytoskeletal 18-like, whose product MSYRSTSLKKSSPHISITRSSPQYSSVSLYGTAGGQGSRISYGSAASLRSAGPVTSSSSAFKLNSRMGGGMGAGFGGAGASMASSGGSGAGILGNEKGAMQNLNDRLANYLETVRNLEHANQELEMKIRDALEKGGPDMKDYSKYEPIIEDLRKQIFDKISENARFVLQIDNARLAADDFKVKFDNEMAIRQSVEADIVGLKKVIDDTNMSRMNIESEIEAVREELAFLKKNHENEVMEIRNQISHSGVQVDVDAPKGQDLSQLMEDVRSNYEKIAVKNAEDLKRWHENQISDVQVKVSQNTEALQGAQMEKSDLARQLQTLEIELASQQSLKASLEDTLRNTEQRNNMEMEKYNALVMRLEEELTNLRANIQQQTQEYDALLNMKMKLEAEIETYKTLLDGGDFKLQDALDELAAMS is encoded by the exons ATGAGCTACAGGTCGACCAGCCTCAAAAAATCTTCTCCCCACATCTCCATTACCCGCTCTTCTCCCCAGTACAGCAGTGTCAGCCTTTATGGTACTGCTGGTGGACAAGGGTCCCGCATCTCCTATGGCTCAGCAGCTTCTCTGCGCTCCGCTGGCCCGGTAACCTCTTCTTCCAGCGCCTTCAAGCTGAACAGCAGAATGGGTGGAGGTATGGGTGCAGGTTTTGGGGGTGCTGGTGCATCCATGGCAAGCAGTGGCGGTTCTGGTGCTGGGATACTGGGCAACGAGAAGGGGGCCATGCAAAACCTCAACGATCGCCTGGCCAACTACCTGGAGACGGTGAGGAACCTGGAGCACGCCAACCAGGAGCTGGAGATGAAGATCAGGGACGCCCTGGAGAAGGGAGGACCTGACATGAAAGACTACTCCAAGTATGAACCCATCATCGAAGACCTACGCAAACAG atCTTTGACAAAATATCGGAGAATGCTCGTTTTGTGCTCCAGATTGACAATGCCCGTCTGGCTGCCGACGACTTCAAAGTAAA GTTCGACAATGAGATGGCAATCCGCCAGTCTGTGGAGGCTGACATTGTTGGCCTGAAGAAAGTCATTGATGACACCAACATGAGTAGGATGAACATCGAGAGTGAGATTGAAGCTGTGAGGGAGGAGCTTGCCTTCCTGAAGAAGAACCATGAGAAT GAGGTGATGGAGATTAGGAATCAGATCTCCCATTCAGGCGTACAAGTGGACGTAGATGCTCCTAAAGGTCAAGACCTGTCCCAGTTAATGGAGGACGTGAGATCCAACTACGAGAAGATCGCTGTGAAGAATGCGGAGGACCTCAAACGATGGCACGAAAATCAG ATTTCAGATGTACAGGTGAAGGTATCACAGAACACAGAAGCGCTCCAGGGGGCCCAGATGGAGAAGAGTGACTTAGCCAGACAGTTACAGACCCTGGAAATTGAACTTGCATCCCAACAGAGCTTA AAAGCCTCCCTAGAGGACACACTACGCAACACAGAGCAACGAAACAACATGGAAATGGAGAAGTACAATGCCCTTGTTATGCGTCTGGAAGAGGAGCTGACTAACTTGCGAGCAAACATCCAGCAACAGACCCAGGAGTATGATGCGCTCCTGAACATGAAGATGAAACTGGAGGCAGAGATTGAGACTTACAAGACACTGCTGGATGGTGGAGACTTCAA GCTCCAGGATGCACTCGACGAGCTGGCGGCCATGAGCTAA